Proteins encoded by one window of Gemmatimonas aurantiaca:
- the cdd gene encoding cytidine deaminase has protein sequence MVLDHLPSAHAPLFSAAETARAHAWAPYSHFPVGAALETDDGRIFAGCNVENASYPAGTCAERVALGTAIATGARQFVRLVITSQQQDPTPPCGICRQALVEFAPALEIFAVAPDGRAARWSLAELLPAPFTPASLENV, from the coding sequence ATGGTGCTGGACCATTTGCCATCGGCGCACGCTCCGCTGTTCAGCGCCGCGGAAACCGCGCGGGCGCATGCCTGGGCGCCGTATTCCCATTTCCCCGTGGGCGCGGCACTGGAAACCGACGACGGACGCATCTTTGCGGGATGCAATGTCGAGAACGCGTCGTATCCGGCGGGCACCTGTGCGGAGCGCGTCGCCCTCGGCACGGCCATTGCCACCGGCGCGCGGCAGTTCGTGCGCCTCGTGATCACGTCGCAGCAGCAGGATCCCACGCCGCCCTGTGGTATCTGTCGTCAGGCACTGGTGGAATTCGCCCCAGCGCTGGAAATCTTTGCCGTCGCGCCCGATGGACGCGCGGCCCGTTGGTCGCTGGCGGAGTTGTTGCCAGCGCCGTTCACGCCTGCTTCGCTCGAGAATGTTTGA
- a CDS encoding phosphopentomutase yields the protein MTDTKRALIVVLDGVGCGEAPDTAAYGDQGSDTLGNLARAVGGLDLPNLQRLGLGNATPIPGVAPVAHPVGGFGVMLPRSCGKDSTTGHWEIAGLHLARPFPTYPQGFPAEVIDTFARNTGRPVIGNCVASGTAVIAEFAEMQRQTGAWIVYTSADSVFQVAAHEAWIPLDELYRACELARWQLVAPHDVSRVIARPFVDGEQPGTWRRTANRRDFSLQPPGDTLLDVLEAAGVPRHGIGKVDDLFAGRGIASQHTADNAAGVAALQEWLATAPRGFCFANLVDFDQLYGHRNDVPGFRGALEAFDRALPSLLSALKEDDLLFITADHGNDPTTPSTDHARERVPLLAVGARVRGGDLGVRDTFSDLGASVAHWFGLDWRGRGTSFLPELLHP from the coding sequence ATGACCGATACCAAGCGCGCGCTCATCGTCGTGCTCGATGGAGTCGGCTGTGGGGAGGCTCCGGATACGGCGGCGTACGGCGATCAGGGCAGTGATACCCTGGGGAATCTCGCGCGTGCGGTCGGCGGGCTGGATCTTCCGAATCTGCAACGACTTGGCTTGGGGAATGCCACGCCCATTCCGGGGGTGGCTCCGGTGGCGCATCCGGTGGGCGGGTTCGGCGTGATGCTGCCGCGGTCGTGCGGCAAGGACTCAACCACCGGGCACTGGGAGATCGCCGGGTTGCATCTCGCGCGCCCGTTTCCGACCTATCCGCAGGGGTTTCCGGCCGAGGTGATCGACACCTTCGCGCGGAATACGGGGCGGCCGGTCATCGGCAACTGCGTGGCCAGCGGGACGGCCGTCATCGCGGAATTTGCCGAAATGCAGCGGCAGACCGGGGCCTGGATCGTGTACACATCGGCCGATTCCGTCTTCCAGGTGGCGGCGCACGAGGCGTGGATTCCCCTCGACGAGTTGTATCGCGCCTGTGAGCTGGCCCGGTGGCAGCTGGTGGCGCCGCACGATGTGTCGCGGGTGATTGCCCGGCCGTTCGTGGACGGGGAACAGCCCGGAACCTGGCGACGGACGGCCAACCGGCGGGATTTTTCGCTGCAACCGCCGGGGGATACGCTGCTTGACGTGTTGGAAGCAGCGGGCGTGCCCCGTCACGGAATCGGAAAGGTCGACGATCTGTTCGCCGGACGCGGGATCGCCTCGCAGCACACGGCGGACAACGCCGCGGGCGTGGCGGCCCTGCAGGAGTGGCTGGCCACGGCCCCACGTGGGTTCTGCTTCGCCAATCTGGTAGATTTCGATCAGCTGTACGGCCATCGCAATGATGTGCCGGGCTTCCGGGGGGCGCTCGAGGCGTTCGATCGTGCGCTCCCTTCGTTGCTCTCTGCCCTGAAGGAGGACGACCTGCTGTTCATTACCGCCGATCACGGCAACGATCCAACCACCCCGTCCACGGATCACGCGCGCGAGCGTGTGCCGCTGCTGGCGGTGGGCGCGCGTGTCCGTGGCGGCGACCTGGGCGTTCGCGACACGTTCTCCGATCTGGGGGCCTCGGTGGCCCACTGGTTCGGTCTCGACTGGCGCGGGCGCGGCACGTCGTTCCTGCCCGAGTTGCTGCACCCGTGA
- the alr gene encoding alanine racemase — protein MTHRDRAWLDVDGDALRHNFSALRQRARVPLLPMVKADSYGIGAVAVTRALGVPFRGPHETPRAESPAPPSDAPWGVGIASLDEAEALREAGCAGRILCATPLLAHELPRALALDVRPALHRPDDIAQWWTLGQGRTPRHAPWHLSIDTGMARAGIRWDAVASLREAVAKAPPEGVFTHFHSADESLPSRDEQDARFEQALGVLHDVLPPGVLLHRDNSGGIVSRTGGSPGHLARPGIALYAGMFTAELGLRQVAHLRARVVDVRDVLPGESVSYGATWTAPGAHRIATLSAGYADGYRRHLSNVGEVLIGGTRCPVVGRVTMDMTMVDVSGVSCVPGDVATLLGTDGGSTLTAEAVGARAGVSPYELLVGLRLRVPPIYHSILPSTSSSGSSES, from the coding sequence ATGACTCACCGGGACCGCGCGTGGCTCGATGTCGATGGCGACGCGCTGCGACACAACTTTTCGGCGCTCAGGCAGCGCGCCCGCGTGCCGTTGCTGCCGATGGTCAAGGCGGACAGCTACGGCATCGGCGCCGTCGCCGTGACCCGGGCGCTGGGAGTGCCGTTCCGCGGGCCGCACGAGACGCCCCGGGCGGAGTCGCCGGCGCCGCCGTCCGATGCGCCCTGGGGCGTGGGCATCGCCTCGCTCGACGAGGCGGAGGCGCTCCGGGAGGCCGGGTGTGCCGGTCGTATTCTCTGCGCCACGCCGCTGCTCGCCCATGAACTGCCGCGCGCTCTGGCGCTCGATGTGCGACCGGCGCTGCATCGTCCGGACGACATCGCGCAGTGGTGGACGCTGGGCCAGGGACGCACGCCCCGGCATGCGCCCTGGCATCTCTCGATCGACACGGGCATGGCCCGCGCCGGTATCCGCTGGGACGCCGTCGCGTCGCTGCGTGAGGCCGTGGCCAAGGCGCCGCCGGAAGGCGTGTTCACACATTTTCACTCCGCCGACGAGTCACTCCCTTCCCGTGACGAGCAGGACGCGCGTTTCGAACAGGCACTGGGGGTGCTGCACGACGTGCTACCCCCGGGCGTGCTGCTGCACCGGGACAACAGCGGCGGCATCGTGAGTCGCACTGGCGGATCGCCCGGGCATCTGGCCCGCCCCGGCATCGCCCTCTACGCGGGTATGTTCACCGCCGAGCTGGGGCTCCGGCAGGTGGCGCATCTGAGGGCCCGGGTGGTGGACGTGCGCGACGTGCTGCCCGGCGAGTCGGTGAGTTATGGCGCCACCTGGACCGCGCCGGGGGCCCATCGCATCGCGACGCTCTCTGCCGGGTATGCGGATGGTTATCGACGGCATCTTTCCAACGTCGGCGAGGTACTTATCGGGGGGACACGTTGTCCGGTGGTCGGCCGGGTGACGATGGACATGACCATGGTGGACGTCAGCGGGGTATCCTGTGTGCCCGGGGACGTCGCCACGCTGCTCGGCACCGATGGCGGGAGCACGTTGACTGCCGAGGCGGTGGGGGCGCGCGCTGGCGTGTCTCCGTACGAACTGCTGGTCGGTCTCCGCCTGAGGGTTCCACCAATCTACCATAGCATCTTGCCTTCCACCTCGTCATCCGGGTCGTCCGAATCATGA
- a CDS encoding GNAT family N-acetyltransferase, which translates to MPPGFRLGGFRCEPDGIEDEIGEYLADGDAARDQEVGYSRTYLVRDDAFEVIAYFTLLADAIRLDDGEADSTWAYRSAPCIKVARLGVRIDRRRRGIGERLLQLIRVHAFEIGERIGVRYLTLDAIGPRVGWYQKQGFVFTQLADQPSTEADKANGDRGLDLGPISARPSLDS; encoded by the coding sequence ATGCCCCCGGGATTCCGTCTCGGGGGTTTTCGTTGCGAGCCCGACGGGATTGAAGACGAGATCGGCGAGTATCTCGCAGATGGTGACGCCGCGCGTGACCAGGAGGTCGGCTATTCCCGCACCTATCTGGTGCGCGACGATGCATTCGAAGTCATTGCCTACTTCACACTGCTGGCCGATGCCATTCGACTCGACGACGGAGAAGCCGACTCGACGTGGGCCTACAGGAGTGCTCCCTGCATCAAGGTCGCGAGATTGGGGGTTCGCATCGATAGAAGACGCCGAGGGATCGGAGAACGGCTCCTTCAGCTCATCAGGGTGCACGCGTTCGAAATCGGCGAGCGCATCGGCGTGCGATATCTTACGCTGGACGCGATTGGCCCACGGGTAGGATGGTACCAGAAACAGGGATTCGTATTCACACAGCTCGCGGACCAACCCAGCACGGAAGCAGACAAGGCCAACGGTGATCGCGGCCTGGATCTCGGTCCGATTTCCGCACGCCCCTCTCTCGACTCCTAG
- the mazG gene encoding nucleoside triphosphate pyrophosphohydrolase, producing MNVPPESSAPAPRSLDDALALMRDLRARCEWDRAQTHASLRPYLIEEAHEVDDAIALGDDAVLRDELGDLFLQVLFHSVVAEERGAFGMQDVAGALIAKMHARHPHLYGDGVKRPWESMKAAKAKRSTLEEGLPAGLPSLHRAHRLQDRAAGVGFDWPDALGPLAKVREEMEEVARLIDPSTGAVADQDALEAELGDLLFAVVNLCRKTGVHGALALDRTNAKFVRRYAAMERLAEADGRTLTNLTLEEQDRYWDAVKAAESGEDRRSEI from the coding sequence GTGAACGTTCCCCCGGAATCATCTGCGCCCGCACCACGCTCGCTGGACGACGCGCTCGCTCTCATGCGTGATCTGCGCGCCCGCTGCGAGTGGGATCGCGCGCAGACGCATGCCTCGCTGCGGCCCTACCTCATCGAAGAAGCGCACGAGGTGGACGATGCGATCGCCTTGGGCGACGATGCGGTGCTGCGCGACGAGTTGGGCGATCTGTTCCTGCAGGTGCTCTTTCACAGTGTGGTGGCCGAGGAACGCGGAGCATTCGGCATGCAGGATGTGGCGGGAGCATTGATCGCGAAGATGCATGCGCGGCATCCGCATCTCTATGGCGACGGTGTGAAGCGTCCGTGGGAATCGATGAAGGCGGCGAAGGCCAAGCGGTCCACGCTCGAGGAGGGCCTGCCCGCGGGCCTGCCTTCCCTGCACCGCGCGCATCGTCTGCAGGACCGGGCGGCAGGCGTGGGATTCGACTGGCCCGACGCCCTCGGGCCGCTGGCCAAAGTGCGTGAAGAGATGGAAGAGGTGGCCCGCCTGATCGATCCGTCCACCGGTGCCGTGGCCGATCAGGACGCGCTCGAGGCCGAACTCGGCGATCTGCTCTTCGCGGTGGTGAATCTCTGCCGGAAGACAGGGGTGCACGGAGCGCTCGCGCTCGATCGCACCAATGCCAAGTTCGTACGCCGGTATGCGGCGATGGAGCGCTTGGCTGAAGCCGATGGTCGCACACTCACGAACCTCACGCTCGAAGAGCAGGACCGGTACTGGGACGCGGTCAAAGCCGCCGAAAGCGGTGAGGACAGACGGTCAGAAATCTGA
- the asnS gene encoding asparagine--tRNA ligase, whose product MQLDSTRIADLRHHVGRSVTVRAWITHLRSKGKIGFAVVRDGTGILQAVVVKAEVSEAAWEVFGTLTQECSVALTGEVRADARAPGGYEMGVTQLELIGTSPQDYPIQPKEHGIDFLLDNRTFWLRSQRQVAIMRVRSELEQAIHDFFYARDFVRCDTPILTAAIGERAGLFSTEYFDEGTAYLAQTGQLYGEALAAALGRIYTFGPTFRAEKSKTRRHLTEFWMIEPEMAWYDQDDNMDLQEEFVRYLVERVLERRQEELKVLERDTSKLDCVSQPFVRLDYTDAVAFAQSKGSDIQWGDDLGAPDEALIVDHHERPVFVVNYPKEAKAFYMKENPADPRTVRCADLLAPEGRGEIIGGSQREDDYDKILARLTHEGLPVEAYGWYLDLRRYGTFTHSGFGLGLERTIAWICGIEHIRECIPFPRLMGRLAP is encoded by the coding sequence ATGCAACTCGACTCCACCCGTATTGCCGACCTGCGACACCACGTAGGTCGATCCGTCACCGTTCGTGCCTGGATCACCCACCTGCGTTCGAAAGGGAAGATCGGCTTTGCCGTGGTGCGGGATGGCACCGGGATCCTGCAGGCCGTGGTGGTGAAAGCCGAAGTCTCCGAAGCGGCATGGGAGGTGTTCGGCACGTTGACGCAGGAATGCAGCGTGGCGCTCACGGGAGAAGTCCGGGCCGACGCCCGGGCTCCCGGTGGCTATGAAATGGGTGTCACGCAGCTCGAGCTGATCGGCACGAGTCCGCAGGACTACCCCATTCAGCCCAAGGAACACGGGATCGACTTCCTGCTCGACAACCGCACCTTCTGGCTGCGCAGTCAGCGTCAGGTGGCCATCATGCGTGTGCGCAGTGAACTCGAGCAGGCCATCCACGACTTTTTCTACGCGCGCGATTTTGTCCGTTGCGACACGCCCATTCTCACGGCTGCCATCGGCGAACGGGCGGGGCTCTTCAGCACCGAATACTTCGACGAAGGCACGGCATATCTCGCGCAGACGGGGCAGTTGTACGGCGAAGCGCTCGCTGCCGCTCTCGGACGCATTTACACGTTCGGCCCCACGTTCCGCGCCGAGAAGAGCAAGACGCGCCGGCATCTCACCGAGTTCTGGATGATCGAGCCGGAGATGGCCTGGTACGATCAGGACGACAACATGGATCTCCAGGAAGAGTTCGTGCGCTATCTCGTGGAGCGCGTCCTGGAGCGTCGGCAGGAGGAACTGAAGGTGCTGGAGCGGGACACCAGCAAGCTCGATTGTGTGTCGCAGCCGTTCGTGCGTCTCGACTACACCGACGCCGTCGCGTTCGCGCAGAGCAAGGGCAGCGACATCCAGTGGGGCGACGACCTCGGCGCGCCCGACGAAGCGCTCATCGTGGACCATCATGAGCGCCCGGTCTTCGTGGTGAACTATCCCAAGGAAGCCAAGGCGTTCTACATGAAGGAGAACCCCGCCGATCCGCGAACCGTGCGGTGCGCCGATCTGCTCGCGCCGGAAGGCCGCGGCGAGATCATCGGTGGATCACAGCGTGAAGACGACTACGACAAGATCCTCGCCCGTCTCACGCACGAAGGCCTGCCGGTGGAGGCGTACGGCTGGTATCTCGACCTGCGCCGCTACGGAACGTTCACGCATTCCGGTTTCGGGCTCGGGTTGGAGCGGACGATCGCGTGGATTTGCGGGATCGAGCATATCCGCGAGTGCATTCCGTTTCCGAGGCTCATGGGGCGGCTGGCGCCCTGA
- a CDS encoding transcriptional regulator, with the protein MSVVETPSAPALEAIAGEAAGQIPALDALIHERARLAIITALASGEPRTHTELRDLLQLTDGNLSVHARKLEEAGYLTCTKEFAGRTPRTSYKLTAAGRRAFDRYLSHLEHLVTALRRR; encoded by the coding sequence GTGTCCGTCGTCGAGACACCATCCGCGCCCGCGCTCGAAGCCATCGCCGGTGAGGCCGCCGGACAGATTCCGGCCCTCGATGCGCTCATTCACGAACGGGCGCGACTGGCCATCATCACGGCGCTCGCCAGCGGCGAACCGCGCACCCACACCGAATTGCGCGATCTGCTGCAACTCACCGACGGCAATCTGAGCGTGCATGCACGCAAGCTCGAGGAGGCAGGCTATCTCACCTGCACCAAGGAGTTCGCCGGTCGTACGCCGCGCACGTCGTACAAACTGACGGCCGCGGGTCGTCGCGCCTTCGATCGGTATCTCTCGCACCTCGAACATCTCGTCACCGCGCTGCGACGGCGGTGA
- a CDS encoding ATP-binding protein, producing MAALLTFVGALLLGIAFDRWYRESLIERERERVRSYVAPYAVAIEGVFNRHVGRLAGLVAFVDAQPSVEAMRTAFPTIAEGLRTAATGLRAIQLNREGRIVATYPAADSLRLLGYDLLSDPRAEIRDGVQRAMDAEHMIITGPIALLQGGTGLILRQRVSNVRAGFPDLVTMVLDLGPVFEEADGAAVPATVRTVLLDRRGQSMRGEPADVSEPTMTPVRIGDGDWTVLASPVGGWGESVEADLRPTRAATLVIIVLLTSLAFGVVGREETLREAVTGRTRELARANDDLRREGEERLQLEERLLHSQKMEAVGTLAGGIAHDFNNLLTAIVGFAQLSEQQVMGLQNALAGSAESRSLVDLRQDLTEILKAADRASLLTAQLLAFSRRQTITPSRVNMNGIVHDIQRMLRRLIGEQVLLVTEATPQPLPVMADGGQLAQVVVNLVVNARDALPNGGTIRVTTTALDTDTVSEGLLGGLPAGQWVLLSVEDDGIGMPADIVARMWEPFFTTKQLGDGTGLGLSTVYGIVTQAGGHVFCDSTPGRGTTVTVALPRLAHTPGDVVEAPPVTGTSDGEVILVVEDEAGLRRLVSEILRRKGYQVQVAQDGADALEQLAAGFTPDLVLTDVVMPRMGGRELADAIVEHGWQFPVLFMSGYQAGEELPDDEEHAFIGKPFTPEALVSRVRKVLVTRI from the coding sequence GTGGCAGCGTTGCTGACGTTTGTCGGGGCGCTGCTGCTTGGCATCGCGTTCGACCGATGGTATCGCGAATCGCTCATCGAGCGGGAACGGGAGCGCGTGCGCTCGTATGTCGCGCCGTATGCCGTCGCGATCGAAGGCGTGTTCAATCGCCATGTGGGGCGCCTCGCGGGGCTGGTGGCCTTCGTCGATGCCCAGCCGTCGGTGGAGGCCATGCGCACGGCATTCCCCACCATCGCCGAAGGATTGCGCACGGCGGCCACCGGTTTACGCGCGATCCAGCTCAATCGCGAAGGGCGCATCGTCGCCACCTATCCCGCGGCAGATTCCCTCCGCCTGCTCGGCTACGATCTGTTGAGCGATCCGCGCGCCGAGATTCGTGATGGCGTCCAGCGGGCGATGGACGCCGAACACATGATCATCACCGGGCCCATCGCACTGTTGCAAGGAGGGACCGGACTCATCCTGCGTCAGCGTGTGTCCAATGTGCGCGCCGGATTCCCCGATCTGGTGACGATGGTGCTCGACCTCGGTCCGGTGTTCGAAGAAGCGGACGGGGCGGCGGTGCCGGCCACGGTGCGCACCGTATTGCTCGATCGTCGGGGCCAGTCGATGCGGGGAGAGCCCGCGGACGTCAGTGAGCCCACCATGACCCCGGTGCGTATCGGTGACGGAGACTGGACCGTTCTCGCGTCGCCGGTCGGCGGGTGGGGCGAATCGGTCGAGGCGGATCTGCGTCCCACGCGCGCGGCCACCCTCGTCATCATCGTGTTGTTGACGTCACTCGCCTTCGGGGTGGTCGGCCGCGAGGAGACGCTGCGTGAAGCGGTGACGGGACGGACACGCGAGCTGGCGCGGGCCAACGACGATCTGCGCCGCGAAGGCGAAGAACGCCTGCAACTCGAGGAACGTCTGCTGCATTCGCAGAAGATGGAAGCCGTGGGCACCCTCGCCGGGGGGATCGCGCACGATTTCAACAATCTGCTCACGGCAATCGTCGGATTCGCGCAATTGTCCGAGCAGCAGGTGATGGGATTGCAGAACGCACTGGCCGGCTCCGCGGAGTCCCGCAGTCTGGTCGATCTGCGTCAGGATCTGACGGAGATTCTGAAGGCCGCCGACCGGGCGTCGTTGCTGACGGCGCAGTTGCTGGCGTTCAGCCGACGGCAGACGATCACCCCCTCTCGGGTGAACATGAACGGGATCGTCCACGACATTCAGCGCATGTTGCGCCGTCTCATCGGCGAGCAGGTGCTGCTGGTGACGGAAGCCACTCCGCAGCCGTTACCGGTCATGGCCGATGGTGGTCAACTGGCCCAGGTGGTGGTGAATCTCGTGGTCAACGCCCGGGATGCGCTCCCCAATGGCGGTACCATCCGGGTGACCACGACGGCGCTCGATACGGATACCGTGTCCGAGGGGCTCCTGGGTGGATTGCCGGCCGGGCAGTGGGTGTTGCTGTCGGTGGAAGACGATGGGATCGGGATGCCGGCCGACATCGTGGCCCGCATGTGGGAGCCGTTTTTCACGACCAAGCAACTGGGAGATGGGACGGGACTTGGCCTCAGCACGGTGTACGGCATCGTCACCCAGGCGGGTGGACATGTGTTCTGCGACAGCACCCCGGGGCGGGGCACGACCGTCACCGTCGCGCTGCCGCGGCTGGCGCATACGCCTGGTGATGTCGTGGAGGCGCCGCCCGTGACCGGCACGTCGGATGGCGAGGTCATTCTGGTCGTGGAAGACGAAGCGGGATTGCGCCGCCTCGTGTCGGAGATCCTTCGCCGCAAGGGCTATCAGGTGCAGGTCGCGCAGGATGGGGCGGACGCCCTCGAGCAGTTGGCGGCGGGATTCACACCCGATCTCGTGCTCACCGATGTGGTGATGCCGCGCATGGGGGGCCGCGAACTTGCCGACGCGATCGTCGAACACGGCTGGCAATTTCCCGTGCTTTTCATGTCCGGCTATCAGGCCGGTGAGGAGCTGCCCGACGACGAGGAACACGCTTTCATCGGCAAGCCGTTCACGCCGGAGGCGCTGGTGTCGCGCGTGCGGAAGGTGCTCGTCACGCGCATCTGA
- the recG gene encoding ATP-dependent DNA helicase RecG produces the protein MGESSSRNSASRNTTSRAPRLTLDTPVTYLKGVGPARALMLARLGISVAGDLLRHVPHRYEDATTVTPIDDAAIGADVTVLGQVIAKGVLPTRKGLRVFQAVIQDASGMIEIAWPGQPFLDRTIDKGDWLLCTGPVRFFHGRRLQPREYVNLGPEEEGTTGGRVLAVYPTTEGLSVRMLRALVQQHLDALLTQVQEPLPASLLAAADVPPLREALRMVHRPSSVAEAVRGRARLAFEELLCVQLLHRRANQLARQARTGRAMRSRRTLTTALRKQLPYALTGAQVRAIREIVADMGSNWRMHRLLQGDVGAGKTVVALFAALVAMENGAQVALMAPTELLAEQHARSIGALLAPMGITPVLLTGRLSAAERRAALAVIAGTEPALVIGTHALLQSDVQFGNLGLSIIDEQHRFGVEQRAVLGDKGAATDVLLMSATPIPRSLALTLHGDLDVSMLDERPPGRQPVTTVVRRESAREKVFAFAAGELDAGRQLYVVYPLIETSEKIDLKAATTMFETLTAGPLAGRRVALLHGRIPAEERDGIMRRFRDGDLDALVSTTVIEVGIDVPNASVMIIEHPERFGLSQLHQLRGRVGRGQARSWCILLGDVGAEAAERLELFASTEDGFAIARADLALRGMGDLFGARQHGDPAFRVADLLRDEALNDTARALADELLATDPELERPAHQGLRHLLTVGYARALDLFRVG, from the coding sequence GTGGGGGAGTCGTCATCGCGCAACAGCGCATCGCGCAACACCACATCGCGTGCTCCCCGCCTGACACTCGACACGCCGGTCACGTACCTCAAAGGTGTCGGGCCGGCGCGTGCGCTCATGCTCGCGCGGCTGGGCATCTCGGTGGCGGGCGATCTGCTGCGTCATGTGCCGCATCGGTACGAAGACGCGACCACCGTCACGCCCATCGACGATGCCGCCATCGGTGCCGATGTCACCGTGCTGGGCCAGGTCATCGCCAAGGGCGTCCTGCCCACCCGCAAGGGGCTGCGTGTTTTTCAGGCCGTCATCCAGGATGCGTCGGGGATGATCGAGATTGCCTGGCCCGGGCAACCGTTCCTCGATCGCACCATCGACAAGGGCGACTGGCTGTTGTGCACCGGACCCGTGCGTTTCTTTCACGGCCGGCGATTGCAACCGCGGGAGTATGTGAACCTCGGTCCGGAAGAGGAGGGAACGACCGGTGGGCGGGTGCTCGCGGTGTATCCCACCACCGAAGGGTTGTCGGTGCGGATGCTGCGGGCGCTGGTGCAGCAGCATCTGGATGCACTGCTGACGCAGGTGCAGGAGCCGTTACCGGCATCGCTGCTGGCCGCGGCCGACGTTCCACCGCTGCGGGAAGCGCTACGCATGGTGCATCGTCCGTCGTCGGTGGCGGAAGCCGTGCGCGGACGCGCCCGTCTGGCGTTCGAAGAGCTGTTGTGTGTGCAATTGCTGCATCGTCGGGCCAATCAACTCGCGCGGCAGGCGCGCACGGGACGCGCGATGCGGAGCCGGCGTACACTCACCACGGCGCTGCGCAAACAGCTGCCGTATGCACTCACGGGTGCGCAGGTGCGCGCCATCCGCGAGATCGTGGCCGACATGGGCAGCAACTGGCGCATGCATCGTCTGCTGCAGGGCGATGTCGGTGCCGGCAAGACGGTGGTGGCGCTGTTCGCGGCGCTCGTGGCCATGGAAAACGGCGCGCAGGTGGCACTGATGGCGCCTACCGAACTGCTCGCCGAGCAGCACGCGCGCAGCATCGGCGCGCTGCTCGCACCCATGGGCATCACGCCGGTGCTGCTCACCGGACGTCTGTCGGCGGCCGAACGTCGTGCGGCGCTCGCGGTCATCGCCGGCACCGAACCCGCGCTCGTCATCGGCACGCACGCGTTGCTGCAGTCGGATGTGCAGTTCGGAAACCTCGGCCTCTCCATCATCGACGAGCAACATCGCTTCGGGGTGGAGCAGCGTGCCGTACTCGGCGACAAGGGTGCGGCCACCGATGTGCTGCTCATGAGCGCGACGCCCATTCCCCGCTCGCTCGCGCTCACGTTGCACGGCGATCTCGACGTCAGCATGCTCGATGAACGGCCACCCGGCCGACAGCCGGTCACCACGGTGGTGCGCCGCGAAAGCGCGCGGGAGAAGGTCTTCGCGTTTGCGGCCGGTGAACTCGATGCCGGCCGGCAGTTGTACGTGGTGTACCCGCTCATCGAAACGAGCGAGAAGATCGATCTCAAGGCAGCCACTACGATGTTCGAGACGCTCACGGCCGGTCCGCTGGCGGGCCGACGGGTGGCGTTGCTGCACGGCCGCATTCCGGCCGAGGAGCGCGACGGGATCATGCGTCGGTTTCGCGATGGCGATCTCGACGCGCTGGTGTCCACCACCGTCATCGAGGTGGGCATCGATGTGCCCAATGCCAGTGTGATGATCATCGAACACCCGGAGCGTTTTGGACTGTCGCAACTGCACCAGTTGCGCGGGCGCGTGGGGCGGGGGCAGGCGCGCTCCTGGTGCATTCTGCTGGGCGACGTCGGCGCCGAAGCGGCGGAGCGCCTGGAGCTGTTTGCGTCCACGGAAGACGGGTTTGCCATCGCCCGTGCCGATCTGGCGCTGCGGGGCATGGGCGACCTGTTCGGCGCCCGTCAGCACGGGGACCCGGCGTTCCGGGTGGCTGACCTGCTTCGCGACGAGGCCTTGAACGACACCGCCCGTGCGCTGGCCGATGAACTCCTGGCAACCGACCCCGAACTGGAACGGCCGGCCCACCAAGGGCTGCGGCATCTGCTCACGGTGGGCTATGCCCGCGCGCTCGACCTGTTCCGGGTGGGGTGA